The following proteins come from a genomic window of Triticum aestivum cultivar Chinese Spring chromosome 6A, IWGSC CS RefSeq v2.1, whole genome shotgun sequence:
- the LOC123131337 gene encoding CLIP-associated protein isoform X2 yields the protein MLRNCKVARILPRIIEFAKNDRSAVLRGRCCEYAILMLEYWVDTPELQRSANLYEELIKCCIGDATSEVRSGARACYRIFSRIWPEHSHQLFSSFEPSRQKMIIDDDAETHQKQLSPIEGIKLGQPQFVPCIPTVMDKVVMVDSQTSLSSGDLQSALAKISLQHSHMTPQVPAEDSKDGLAIGSSFEDMSTLEEERIPVPDPDERVSDQNAGISSSSRDFPSATPFEPTPDILLSEATVIATFQDKAECRPEVEHTTSCKVQAPGDPSEMLSRTPASPEESGNLLNQRPTKSSSNGISGGTLRTQQEERPCVRTPRKSVVPKQSPNNHTPNFRRPLLSKVMTNWFYASTRGDLDGKQLIIGEMANSMDVPSSLTGALSLGLNPKSDWMMRVYAFNFLRQHLQERGPKGIQEVAQNFEKVMRLVSQYLDDPHHKVAHAALSSLAEIMPVFKKPFEHYLDKMLPHVFSRLNDPKESTKQQCLAVLKLAGESYSIDSLLPALLRSLDEQKSPKSKLAILDFAKASFVKCTVNSDIYSGSSFLKPWLGKLTLLFKDRNKKLKEAAVVGLSSVYCHYDPETMLSFIVTLSMEEQKQLTRAIKQLIPMIGSDLEEFLQQRRHKQKVSSFDRFAATDPHPRSYVGRQHKSQEHDTYQSSDVRGDQVFSSAFQYLPSTHLEVFGRRTTKVQSELGSESYGHRAETMGKKFSPARRSKDMMMNGSQSHEPSISKMHHQNSHQMSSSILVMLDDPDESTRELALSLLVGILEKQERALENCFETLVVKLLHATKDAALKVVNLAHICLTTVVTQFDPLRCLRAIASQLVSHDEKILIVSINSLSKLVMRLSHDDLMTHLSTFLPAVLDAFENHSPYVRKAILLCLVDTFLKLGPAVAPHLERLGGPQLLQLVVTTSASRLSRAGV from the exons ATGCTACGAAACTGCAAAGTAGCTCGCATTCTACCAAGAATTATTGAATTCGCAAAAAATGACAGAAGCGCAGTTCTTCGTGGCAG GTGTTGTGAGTATGCAATACTGATGCTAGAGTATTGGGTTGATACTCCCGAACTACAGAGATCAGCGAATCTGTATGAAGAACTCATAAAGTGTTGCATAGGAGATGCAACTAGTGAG GTTCGATCGGGTGCTAGGGCATGCTACAGGATATTCTCCAGAATTTGGCCGGAACATTCTCATCAGCTCTTCTCATCATTTGAACCATCCAGGCAGAAA ATGATAATTGATGATGATGCTGAGACACATCAAAAGCAGTTGTCTCCAATAGAAGGAATTAAGCTCGGGCAACCTCAGTTTGTTCCTTGCATTCCAACTGTAATGGACAAGGTTGTCATGGTTGATTCTCAGACATCACTTTCTTCTGGAGACCTGCAATCAGCACTGGCGAAAATATCTCTTCAGCATTCTCATATGACCCCTCAAGTTCCAGCAGAAGATAGTAAAGATGGTTTAGCTATTGGAAGCTCATTTGAGGATATGAGCACATTAGAAGAAGAAAGAATTCCAGTTCCAGACCCTGATGAACGCGTTTCAG ACCAAAATGCAGGTATCAGTTCATCATCCCGTGATTTTCCTTCTGCCACTCCATTTGAACCAACTCCAGACATTTTATTGTCAGAAGCAACTGTCATAGCAACTTTCCAAGACAAGGCCGAGTGCAGGCCGGAGGTTGAACATACAACCTCTTGTAAAGTTCAAGCACCAGGGGATCCTTCTGAGATGTTGAGCCGCACTCCTGCTAGTCCGGAGGAGTCAGGAAACTTGCTAAACCAAAGGCCCACTAAATCCAGCTCTAATGGAATATCAGGTGGAACATTAAGGACCCAACAAGAAGAGAGACCTTGTGTCAGAACTCCTCGTAAGAGTGTAGTTCCGAAGCAGTCACCGAATAACCACACTCCTAACTTCCGGCGACCTCTCCTGAGTAAGGTGATGACAAACTGGTTCTATGCTAGTACAAGAGGTGATTTAGATGGTAAACAGCTAATTATTGGTGAAATGGCCAATAGCATGGATGTGCCCTCATCTCTCACTGGGGCACTTTCTTTAGGCCTTAACCCCAAGTCAGATTGGATGATGAGGGTATATGCATTCAATTTCTTGCGCCAACACTTGCAAGAGCGAGGACCAAAAGGCATTCAGGAGGTTGCACAAAATTTTGAGAAGGTTATGAGGCTTGTTAGTCAGTATTTGGATGATCCACACCATAAAGTGGCACATGCTGCTCTCTCATCACTTGCTGAGATCATGCCGGTTTTCAAGAAGCCTTTTGAACATTATCTGGACAAGATGTTGCCCCATGTTTTCTCTCGATTAAATGATCCAAAGGAGTCAACCAAGCAGCAGTGCTTAGCAGTTTTGAAACTTGCAGGTGAGAGTTACTCCATTGATTCTCTCTTACCTGCTCTGCTTCGTTCGCTAGACGAGCAAAAATCCCCCAAGTCAAAGCTTGCAATTCTTGACTttgcaaaggcctcttttgtgaaATGCACAGTTAATTCTGACATCTATTCTGGTAGCAGTTTTCTTAAGCCGTGGCTTGGGAAGCTAACTCTTCTGTTTAAGGATAGAAACAAGAAGCTAAAAGAGGCTGCCGTGGTTGGTTTATCTTCAGTCTATTGTCATTATGATCCGGAAACCATGTTAAGCTTTATAGTTACCTTGTCAATGGAAGAACAGAAGCAACTTACGCGGGCAATAAAGCAGTTAATCCCTATGATAGGGAGCGACCTGGAAGAGTTCTTGCAGCAAAGGAGACATAAACAGAAAGTGTCGTCTTTTGATCGCTTTGCTGCTACAGATCCTCATCCCAGAAGTTATGTCGGAAGGCAACATAAATCCCAGGAGCATGACACATATCAATCCAGTGATGTCAGAGGTGATCAAGTATTTAGCTCGGCATTTCAGTATCTCCCGAGCACTCACTTGGAAGTCTTTGGGCGTCGTACCACGAAGGTTCAATCTGAATTGGGTAGTGAATCTTATGGTCACAGAGCTGAAACGATGGGTAAAAAGTTTAGTCCTGCAAGGCGAAGCAAGGATATGATGATGAATGGTAGTCAGAGCCACGAGCCAAGCATTTCCAAGATGCATCATCAG AATTCACATCAGATGTCCTCTTCTATTCTTGTGATGCTTGATGACCCGGATGAATCCACCAGAGAGCTTGCACTTTCTCTATTGGTTGGAATTCTTGAAAAACAA GAAAGGGCCCTGGAGAATTGTTTCGAGACTCTTGTAGTTAAATTGCTGCATGCAACCAAAGATGCTGCCTTGAAG GTAGTAAATCTGGCACATATCTGTCTGACAACCGTGGTTACTCAATTTGATCCACTGCGATGCCTTCGG GCAATTGCTTCTCAATTGGTCTCCCACGATGAGAAAATCCTTATTGTCAGCATCAACAGTCTGAGCAAG CTTGTGATGCGGCTGTCACACGACGACCTCATGACTCATCTGTCAACATTCCTACCTGCGGTCTTGGACGCCTTCGAAAACCACAGTCCATATGTTCGCAAG gCTATTTTGTTGTGCCTGGTGGATACGTTCCTGAAGCTggggccggcggtggcgccgcACCTGGAGCGGCTGGGCGGCCCGCAGCTGCTGCAGCTCGTGGTCACCACATCGGCGA
- the LOC123131337 gene encoding CLIP-associated protein isoform X1, protein MRRHVDELTPLVVGRLGDGDAAVREASRRFLVLLMEMKEMNARSENIETGSSIPDVHRTSCTTTEAESFGTNQVKKSSKQRISTRDMSLLAGEEDITRKSVEPIKVFSEKDLIKEMGKVMSTLQPDNEWLIRITAMQRVEGIVLGGAADYSAFPTLLKQLVAPLITQLLDRRSSVVKQACHLLIFLSKELLRDFEPCAELLIPALLKNVVITVLVIAESADNCIKEMLRNCKVARILPRIIEFAKNDRSAVLRGRCCEYAILMLEYWVDTPELQRSANLYEELIKCCIGDATSEVRSGARACYRIFSRIWPEHSHQLFSSFEPSRQKMIIDDDAETHQKQLSPIEGIKLGQPQFVPCIPTVMDKVVMVDSQTSLSSGDLQSALAKISLQHSHMTPQVPAEDSKDGLAIGSSFEDMSTLEEERIPVPDPDERVSGISSSSRDFPSATPFEPTPDILLSEATVIATFQDKAECRPEVEHTTSCKVQAPGDPSEMLSRTPASPEESGNLLNQRPTKSSSNGISGGTLRTQQEERPCVRTPRKSVVPKQSPNNHTPNFRRPLLSKVMTNWFYASTRGDLDGKQLIIGEMANSMDVPSSLTGALSLGLNPKSDWMMRVYAFNFLRQHLQERGPKGIQEVAQNFEKVMRLVSQYLDDPHHKVAHAALSSLAEIMPVFKKPFEHYLDKMLPHVFSRLNDPKESTKQQCLAVLKLAGESYSIDSLLPALLRSLDEQKSPKSKLAILDFAKASFVKCTVNSDIYSGSSFLKPWLGKLTLLFKDRNKKLKEAAVVGLSSVYCHYDPETMLSFIVTLSMEEQKQLTRAIKQLIPMIGSDLEEFLQQRRHKQKVSSFDRFAATDPHPRSYVGRQHKSQEHDTYQSSDVRGDQVFSSAFQYLPSTHLEVFGRRTTKVQSELGSESYGHRAETMGKKFSPARRSKDMMMNGSQSHEPSISKMHHQNSHQMSSSILVMLDDPDESTRELALSLLVGILEKQERALENCFETLVVKLLHATKDAALKVVNLAHICLTTVVTQFDPLRCLRAIASQLVSHDEKILIVSINSLSKLVMRLSHDDLMTHLSTFLPAVLDAFENHSPYVRKAILLCLVDTFLKLGPAVAPHLERLGGPQLLQLVVTTSASRLSRAGV, encoded by the exons ATGCGGCGCCACGTCGACGAGCTCACGCCGCTGGTCGTCGGGCGGCTCGGGGACGGCGACGCGGCCGTGCGGGAGGCCTCCAGGAGGTTCCTCGTGCTGCTCATGGAG ATGAAGGAGATGAATGCAAGGTCAGAAAATATAGAAACAGGTTCTAGCATACCAGATGTCCACCGCACTAGTTGTACAACAACCGAAGCTGAATCTTTTGGTACCAATCAAGTAAAGAAAAGTTCGAAACAAAGGATCAGCACAAGAGATATGTCCCTTCTAGCAG GGGAAGAAGATATTACAAGGAAATCAGTTGAACCTATAAAAGTATTCTCTGAAAAAGATCTGATAAAGGAAATGGGAAAAGTAATGTCTACTTTACAGCCAGATAATGAGTGGTTAATCCGGATAACTGCGATGCAAAGAGTTGAAGGCATAGTTCTTGGAG GTGCCGCGGATTATTCAGCCTTCCCCACGCTTCTAAAACAACTCGTGGCCCCTCTTATAACCCAGCTTCTGGACAGGAGATCTAGTGTTGTAAAGCAG GCATGCCATTTGCTAATTTTCCTATCAAAGGAGCTACTGCGTGACTTCGAACCATGTGCTGAATTGCTTATTCCG GCCCTTCTTAAGAATGTCGTGATCACCGTTCTTGTAATTGCCGAGTCGGCTGATAATTGTATAAAAGAG ATGCTACGAAACTGCAAAGTAGCTCGCATTCTACCAAGAATTATTGAATTCGCAAAAAATGACAGAAGCGCAGTTCTTCGTGGCAG GTGTTGTGAGTATGCAATACTGATGCTAGAGTATTGGGTTGATACTCCCGAACTACAGAGATCAGCGAATCTGTATGAAGAACTCATAAAGTGTTGCATAGGAGATGCAACTAGTGAG GTTCGATCGGGTGCTAGGGCATGCTACAGGATATTCTCCAGAATTTGGCCGGAACATTCTCATCAGCTCTTCTCATCATTTGAACCATCCAGGCAGAAA ATGATAATTGATGATGATGCTGAGACACATCAAAAGCAGTTGTCTCCAATAGAAGGAATTAAGCTCGGGCAACCTCAGTTTGTTCCTTGCATTCCAACTGTAATGGACAAGGTTGTCATGGTTGATTCTCAGACATCACTTTCTTCTGGAGACCTGCAATCAGCACTGGCGAAAATATCTCTTCAGCATTCTCATATGACCCCTCAAGTTCCAGCAGAAGATAGTAAAGATGGTTTAGCTATTGGAAGCTCATTTGAGGATATGAGCACATTAGAAGAAGAAAGAATTCCAGTTCCAGACCCTGATGAACGCGTTTCAG GTATCAGTTCATCATCCCGTGATTTTCCTTCTGCCACTCCATTTGAACCAACTCCAGACATTTTATTGTCAGAAGCAACTGTCATAGCAACTTTCCAAGACAAGGCCGAGTGCAGGCCGGAGGTTGAACATACAACCTCTTGTAAAGTTCAAGCACCAGGGGATCCTTCTGAGATGTTGAGCCGCACTCCTGCTAGTCCGGAGGAGTCAGGAAACTTGCTAAACCAAAGGCCCACTAAATCCAGCTCTAATGGAATATCAGGTGGAACATTAAGGACCCAACAAGAAGAGAGACCTTGTGTCAGAACTCCTCGTAAGAGTGTAGTTCCGAAGCAGTCACCGAATAACCACACTCCTAACTTCCGGCGACCTCTCCTGAGTAAGGTGATGACAAACTGGTTCTATGCTAGTACAAGAGGTGATTTAGATGGTAAACAGCTAATTATTGGTGAAATGGCCAATAGCATGGATGTGCCCTCATCTCTCACTGGGGCACTTTCTTTAGGCCTTAACCCCAAGTCAGATTGGATGATGAGGGTATATGCATTCAATTTCTTGCGCCAACACTTGCAAGAGCGAGGACCAAAAGGCATTCAGGAGGTTGCACAAAATTTTGAGAAGGTTATGAGGCTTGTTAGTCAGTATTTGGATGATCCACACCATAAAGTGGCACATGCTGCTCTCTCATCACTTGCTGAGATCATGCCGGTTTTCAAGAAGCCTTTTGAACATTATCTGGACAAGATGTTGCCCCATGTTTTCTCTCGATTAAATGATCCAAAGGAGTCAACCAAGCAGCAGTGCTTAGCAGTTTTGAAACTTGCAGGTGAGAGTTACTCCATTGATTCTCTCTTACCTGCTCTGCTTCGTTCGCTAGACGAGCAAAAATCCCCCAAGTCAAAGCTTGCAATTCTTGACTttgcaaaggcctcttttgtgaaATGCACAGTTAATTCTGACATCTATTCTGGTAGCAGTTTTCTTAAGCCGTGGCTTGGGAAGCTAACTCTTCTGTTTAAGGATAGAAACAAGAAGCTAAAAGAGGCTGCCGTGGTTGGTTTATCTTCAGTCTATTGTCATTATGATCCGGAAACCATGTTAAGCTTTATAGTTACCTTGTCAATGGAAGAACAGAAGCAACTTACGCGGGCAATAAAGCAGTTAATCCCTATGATAGGGAGCGACCTGGAAGAGTTCTTGCAGCAAAGGAGACATAAACAGAAAGTGTCGTCTTTTGATCGCTTTGCTGCTACAGATCCTCATCCCAGAAGTTATGTCGGAAGGCAACATAAATCCCAGGAGCATGACACATATCAATCCAGTGATGTCAGAGGTGATCAAGTATTTAGCTCGGCATTTCAGTATCTCCCGAGCACTCACTTGGAAGTCTTTGGGCGTCGTACCACGAAGGTTCAATCTGAATTGGGTAGTGAATCTTATGGTCACAGAGCTGAAACGATGGGTAAAAAGTTTAGTCCTGCAAGGCGAAGCAAGGATATGATGATGAATGGTAGTCAGAGCCACGAGCCAAGCATTTCCAAGATGCATCATCAG AATTCACATCAGATGTCCTCTTCTATTCTTGTGATGCTTGATGACCCGGATGAATCCACCAGAGAGCTTGCACTTTCTCTATTGGTTGGAATTCTTGAAAAACAA GAAAGGGCCCTGGAGAATTGTTTCGAGACTCTTGTAGTTAAATTGCTGCATGCAACCAAAGATGCTGCCTTGAAG GTAGTAAATCTGGCACATATCTGTCTGACAACCGTGGTTACTCAATTTGATCCACTGCGATGCCTTCGG GCAATTGCTTCTCAATTGGTCTCCCACGATGAGAAAATCCTTATTGTCAGCATCAACAGTCTGAGCAAG CTTGTGATGCGGCTGTCACACGACGACCTCATGACTCATCTGTCAACATTCCTACCTGCGGTCTTGGACGCCTTCGAAAACCACAGTCCATATGTTCGCAAG gCTATTTTGTTGTGCCTGGTGGATACGTTCCTGAAGCTggggccggcggtggcgccgcACCTGGAGCGGCTGGGCGGCCCGCAGCTGCTGCAGCTCGTGGTCACCACATCGGCGA